The segment GCGCCTTCGCTCTTGACATCGACAGCTCCTGAGGAGATGCGCTTGCGCTTGCGACGATTGCTCTCTTTGTCCTTGCTAGACTTGCTAGACTTGCGAGAGTTGCTAAAGCTACTGAGGTCGATCTTGCCGACCACCTTGAGCTGTGGCTCGTCCTCTTTCTTGGCAATGCGAAAGATCTCTGTCGCATCCTCACCCTTGGTCTCGGGAGTAGTCTCGGTGGGCACACCTGCTTTGGGCGTAGGGGTGTGGGGCTCTTGGACTGCTGGCTCTTTGACGGCTGGCTCTTGGGCTGCAGGCTCTGATGCGGCAGCGGTTGGCTGCTCGGTAGCCTTCTGCTTCGGCTCTTCCTTCACTGGCTCTTCCTTAGCAGCGATTGGCTTGACCTCGCTCTGTGCAGGCTCCTTAGAAACAACGGGTGCTGCCTTAGATGTGTCCTGCTCCTTAGACAAGACCTTCGTAGAGGTTTTAGCGCTCTCTACGGGCTTAGCCTCGCTCTTTGTCTCTTTAGTCTCGGGAGCCTTTTTCGTCTCCTTGGTCTCCTTGGCAGGCGTAGCGACCTTCGGCTGCTCAGCTGTCGTGCTTGCCTGCGTCTTGGTAGGCTCCTCCTGAGTAGCTGCCTTTTGCTTAGTTGTGCTCGTGCTTTTTGGCTTGCTAGCCTTAGTTGCTACCTTCGTCTTGGTGGGCTCCTCTTGAGTAGCCGTAGAGGCTTTGGATGTAGAGGTTGAGACTGGGTTATTGTGCTTATCGAGCTCTATCCGCCCCACTACGTTGACCTGCGAGGTGCTGGCCGTGGTGGGGATGTCTGGCTCTGCCTGCCCCTTTTTAGCTGCTGGAGTCTTTGCCTCTGTGGACTGCGCCTCGGCGTTATTAGCTTCAGACTTTGCAGTCTTCGTAGGCTCCTCTGGTTTAGCCTTAGGAGCGCTCTTGCTGCGAAGGAACTTCTTCTTGGCTCTTCCTACAGTCTCCTCATCAAAGGTCGGCGTGAAGCTACGCAGGATCAGATTAAATTCATCCTCCGTGATGCGTGTGTTAGGGTTGTTGTCGACTTCCTTTCCCTTGTCGTGAAGGAAGGCGACAAGCGAATTGACTCCGATGTTGAGTTCTTTGGCTAGGCTAAACAGTTTTATGGACATATATTTCTCTTGATTGCTCGTCTACGGGTGGGGTTCGGTATTTCTTATCGTTATGAATAGTCCCAGTCACTGTAACCCCTATACTGTGACTAGCTGGTAGTGTGCTCTGCTTACTCCTCAGTAGCTTCGTCTGTTGGCTGAGGCTCAGCGGTCGTCTCGTCCTCCTTGAGGTCTTCGATGATCGCCTGCGCGATCTCCTTTTGCGTAGGTACAGGGCTCTTGAGCAGGTCAATGTTTTCCTGTGGTAGTCCCATCTCCTCTAGCTCCTCAAGGTCAAACTCGGACGAGAGGATGCGGAGGACACGGTCGATGGTCTCTAACTCGAGATCAGTCTTCTTAAGAAGCTCTGTGCGTGAAGTGGTTAGGACGGCACGAGCCGTGTTGAGCCCAATGTCTAGAAGCATCTTGATGACCCAGTCCTCGATCTCATCACTAAACTCGGAGAGGTAGATATCCTCCTCAGTCGTATCCGCTGCATCACGGAATACCTCAATCTCAAAGCCTGTCAGAACGGACGCTAGCTTGATGTTGCTGGCGTTCTTACCGATAGCTAGAGGTACATCCTCTGGACGTAGGTAAACCTCTGCTTTGGCAGTCTCTGGATAAAGCTCGATCGAAGAGATCTTCGCAGGGCTCAGTGCACGCTGTATGAATAGACTATCGTTTGCCGTGTAGGTGAGGACGTCAATGTTCTCCCCATGTAGCTCCCGGACGATGCCACGTATGCGGCTACCATTCATGCCGACACAAGAACCTACAGGATCGATGCGATCATCGTAAGACTCGACGGCAATCTTGGCGCGGACACCAGGAATGCGTGCTACACGCTTGATCGTAATCAAACCATCAGCGATCTCGGGGACATTGATTTCGAAGAGACGCTTGAGAAACTCTGGGCTAGTGCGTGAGAGCGTGACACGAGGGTTGTTGTTCTCATTATCCACGCGAGCTATGACGGCATGAACGCTATCACCCTTGCGGAAGTACTCGTCAGGGATCTGCTCACTCTTGGGCATGATGAGCTCGTTGCCATCCTCGTCAACGAGTAGAGTCTCACGCTTCCATACCTGATAGACTTCAGCCGTGATCAGCTCTCCTACACGCTCTATAAAGGTTTGGTAGAAGTGCTCCTTCTGCAGATCCAAGATCTTGCTTGAGAGGGTCTGGCGTAGATTGACTATGGCACGCCGACCGAAGGAGAGGAAGTCTACCGAGTCGGTCACATCATCTCCGATCTCAGCCTCGGGATCTATCTCACGAGCCTCTGTGTAGGCTACCTGCTCGTTCTCCCGCTCGACAGCATCGTCAGCAACCACCTCGCGGGTGCGCCAGATCTCAAAGTCTCCGCTATCCGCATTGATGATTACGTCAAAGTTGTCGTCTGAGCCAAACATCTTAGCGAGGATGCTCCGGAAGGAGTCCTCTAATACGTGGAGCATCGTCTCCTCGTCTATGTTCTTCAGCTCTTTGAATTCGGTGAGTAGAACCTTTAAGCTCGTTGATTCTTTCTTTCTAGCCATATATGTATGTTGGGTCTCTTCTGTGGGACTAGTATATCTAAGTAATGATGGGGGAGGGGATCTCTATCAGAGTGCTTTGTCTAGATCGTATGAGATGCGCTTGAGCTGATCATGGTCGATGCGGT is part of the Porphyromonas asaccharolytica DSM 20707 genome and harbors:
- the nusA gene encoding transcription termination factor NusA produces the protein MARKKESTSLKVLLTEFKELKNIDEETMLHVLEDSFRSILAKMFGSDDNFDVIINADSGDFEIWRTREVVADDAVERENEQVAYTEAREIDPEAEIGDDVTDSVDFLSFGRRAIVNLRQTLSSKILDLQKEHFYQTFIERVGELITAEVYQVWKRETLLVDEDGNELIMPKSEQIPDEYFRKGDSVHAVIARVDNENNNPRVTLSRTSPEFLKRLFEINVPEIADGLITIKRVARIPGVRAKIAVESYDDRIDPVGSCVGMNGSRIRGIVRELHGENIDVLTYTANDSLFIQRALSPAKISSIELYPETAKAEVYLRPEDVPLAIGKNASNIKLASVLTGFEIEVFRDAADTTEEDIYLSEFSDEIEDWVIKMLLDIGLNTARAVLTTSRTELLKKTDLELETIDRVLRILSSEFDLEELEEMGLPQENIDLLKSPVPTQKEIAQAIIEDLKEDETTAEPQPTDEATEE